One stretch of Corynebacterium callunae DSM 20147 DNA includes these proteins:
- a CDS encoding FxsA family protein codes for MPAVIAIPYFIVEILAFIGVVMWLGLGWAFGLLALFFIVGLLLAGLEMQRISKAAAQHQASGAGSAGAIAGNIGLTAAGAILVAMPGFVTSIIGLLFILPPTRALFRKLLAKKLRSAIENLGVRGFEAVNGYRTHASYGSFGNFPDASNHPSQNPQRPIVIDEDEIQEWTSHVKPEDFGNPGSSTDDKNHGGDK; via the coding sequence GTGCCAGCAGTAATAGCAATCCCATATTTCATAGTTGAAATCCTCGCCTTTATCGGTGTCGTCATGTGGCTCGGTCTTGGTTGGGCTTTTGGTCTACTAGCTCTTTTCTTTATTGTCGGACTTCTTTTGGCCGGCCTGGAAATGCAGCGCATTAGTAAGGCCGCAGCCCAGCATCAAGCCTCCGGAGCCGGAAGTGCCGGTGCCATCGCGGGCAATATCGGCTTGACCGCAGCCGGTGCCATTTTGGTAGCCATGCCCGGTTTTGTAACCTCCATCATCGGCCTACTGTTTATTCTTCCGCCCACCCGTGCGCTATTCCGCAAGCTATTGGCCAAGAAGCTTCGCAGTGCCATTGAAAACCTCGGCGTCCGAGGCTTCGAAGCTGTTAATGGATACCGGACCCACGCTTCCTATGGCAGCTTTGGTAACTTCCCTGATGCCAGCAACCACCCTTCCCAAAACCCACAACGACCCATCGTTATTGACGAGGACGAAATCCAAGAATGGACCTCGCATGTTAAGCCAGAAGATTTTGGCAATCCAGGATCTTCCACTGATGATAAAAACCACGGTGGGGATAAGTGA
- a CDS encoding lipase family protein — MAATASGYQILQPRRIIRAGVTRNLHRSLSPLLAEGSTAVMRRVLGKSTRPGRQSPPEDVPDFGAPVRTGGINHGTLVNAAPLNVLGTMGELNPASCYRIEYISGDSAGRSITATGGVLFSQQPWPHGPRPVIAMAPSTQGVAAHCDPSHTCAIGLNIFYDRPFDAIFAYELPVILWFLAQGIDIVFIDYPRDPSAGVQYYCDSIAAAKSLFDAVLAARTLGISPEAPLGLWGFSQGGGAIGWATQLRNYAPDVIPRAAVVGAPPTDLFEVLRTVDGGLLSGVIAYAVAGLCASSAELYEEIMPTLNSRGIKEVLSNVASCAGGTLLHSGYRRSNQWTTSGKALDDVLDDLPTVLAEFERQKLGKTAPSMPVLLWGSIHDDVIPIEPLRQLRDDWAAAGSDITWYESHAPRVPGRTGLNHFGPYYRHLNIYSGWLIDRLGNFTP, encoded by the coding sequence ATGGCAGCGACTGCAAGTGGATATCAGATTCTGCAACCCCGGCGCATCATTCGCGCCGGGGTGACACGCAACCTCCACCGCAGCCTCAGCCCGCTCTTGGCTGAGGGCAGCACCGCGGTAATGCGACGAGTGCTTGGTAAAAGTACCCGTCCCGGCAGGCAAAGTCCGCCGGAGGATGTCCCGGATTTCGGTGCTCCGGTGCGCACTGGTGGCATTAACCACGGCACCTTGGTCAATGCCGCACCGCTTAATGTCTTGGGAACCATGGGGGAGTTAAACCCCGCAAGTTGCTACCGCATCGAATATATCAGCGGTGATTCCGCAGGTAGATCCATTACTGCGACCGGTGGCGTGCTCTTTTCCCAACAACCATGGCCACACGGCCCACGACCGGTGATTGCGATGGCACCCTCCACTCAGGGAGTGGCCGCGCATTGCGATCCCTCCCATACCTGCGCTATCGGCCTCAATATCTTTTACGACCGCCCTTTTGACGCCATTTTTGCCTATGAACTCCCTGTTATTTTATGGTTCCTCGCCCAAGGCATCGATATTGTCTTTATCGACTATCCTCGCGATCCCAGCGCCGGCGTGCAGTACTACTGCGATTCCATTGCCGCTGCTAAATCGCTTTTCGACGCGGTCCTCGCCGCGCGTACCCTCGGCATTTCACCCGAGGCCCCGCTGGGGCTGTGGGGCTTTTCCCAAGGCGGCGGTGCGATTGGCTGGGCTACCCAATTAAGGAATTATGCCCCCGATGTCATTCCGCGCGCAGCAGTCGTTGGTGCTCCACCCACTGACCTCTTTGAAGTTTTACGCACCGTGGATGGGGGACTGCTTTCCGGAGTTATTGCCTATGCTGTCGCCGGACTGTGCGCCAGTTCCGCCGAACTTTATGAAGAAATTATGCCCACTCTCAATTCCCGTGGAATTAAAGAGGTTCTAAGCAATGTAGCCAGCTGCGCGGGCGGTACTTTGCTGCACAGTGGCTACCGGCGCTCAAATCAGTGGACGACGTCTGGCAAAGCACTCGATGACGTCCTTGATGATCTCCCAACCGTGCTGGCTGAATTTGAACGCCAAAAATTAGGCAAGACTGCGCCCTCGATGCCCGTGTTGCTTTGGGGATCCATCCACGATGATGTGATCCCCATTGAACCGCTTCGGCAACTCAGAGATGATTGGGCAGCTGCCGGTAGCGATATCACCTGGTATGAATCTCATGCTCCACGGGTCCCTGGACGCACTGGCCTTAACCACTTTGGCCCCTATTACCGGCATCTCAATATCTATTCCGGATGGCTTATCGATCGTCTGGGCAATTTCACCCCCTGA